In the genome of Myxococcus stipitatus, one region contains:
- a CDS encoding SUF system Fe-S cluster assembly regulator has protein sequence MLRMSKMTDYGIVLMTELARAEGGTRTTRELAARTRVPLPSASKVLKGLLQAGLVVSHRGANGGYGLARPPASLSLAELVASLEGPVSLTECGEHTTGGAPCELESVCQVRGHWRLINQAIQEALGRLTLADLIAPVPRMPERLVGLGVPSRSAVSTATPSASSSSSGVRS, from the coding sequence ATGCTCCGGATGAGCAAGATGACCGACTACGGCATCGTGCTGATGACCGAGCTGGCTCGCGCGGAGGGCGGCACCCGCACCACCCGCGAGCTGGCGGCGCGCACGCGCGTGCCCTTGCCCTCGGCCAGCAAGGTCCTCAAGGGCCTCCTGCAGGCGGGGCTCGTGGTGTCCCACCGGGGCGCCAATGGCGGCTACGGGCTGGCGCGTCCGCCCGCGTCGCTGTCCCTGGCGGAGCTGGTGGCCTCGCTGGAGGGCCCCGTCTCGCTCACCGAATGTGGTGAGCACACCACCGGCGGCGCGCCGTGTGAGCTGGAGTCCGTGTGCCAGGTGCGTGGCCACTGGCGGCTCATCAACCAGGCCATTCAAGAAGCGCTGGGGCGCCTGACGTTGGCGGACCTCATCGCGCCGGTGCCTCGCATGCCGGAGCGGCTGGTGGGACTGGGTGTCCCTTCGCGCTCCGCTGTAAGCACCGCCACCCCTTCGGCGTCTTCATCGTCATCAGGAGTTCGCTCATGA
- the sufC gene encoding Fe-S cluster assembly ATPase SufC: MALLSVRNLHARVGDKDILKGINLEVGAGEVHAIMGPNGSGKSTLASVLAGRDSYEVTQGEVLLDGKPLLELAPEARAAEGVFLAFQYPVEIPGVGNLHFLRTALNAQRRVKGLEELDAMDFLQLAKEKSKLVQLDQAFMNRSVNEGFSGGEKKRNEVFQMAVLEPRLAILDETDSGLDIDALRTVAGGVNALRSPQRAMVVITHYQRLLDYIVPDHVHVMAAGRIIRSGGRELALELEEKGYGWLGLDGARR; this comes from the coding sequence ATGGCTTTGCTGTCCGTTCGGAATCTGCACGCCCGCGTGGGCGACAAGGACATCCTCAAGGGCATCAACCTGGAGGTGGGCGCCGGAGAGGTGCACGCCATCATGGGGCCCAATGGCTCGGGGAAGAGCACGCTGGCGAGTGTGCTCGCGGGCCGTGACTCCTACGAGGTGACGCAGGGCGAGGTGCTGCTCGACGGCAAGCCGCTGCTGGAGCTGGCCCCGGAGGCCCGCGCGGCGGAGGGCGTGTTCCTGGCCTTCCAGTACCCGGTGGAGATTCCGGGCGTGGGCAACCTGCACTTCCTGCGCACGGCGCTCAACGCGCAGCGCCGGGTGAAGGGCTTGGAGGAGCTGGACGCGATGGACTTCCTCCAGCTCGCCAAGGAGAAGTCGAAGCTCGTGCAGCTGGACCAGGCCTTCATGAACCGCTCGGTCAACGAGGGCTTCTCCGGCGGCGAGAAGAAGCGCAACGAGGTGTTCCAGATGGCGGTGCTGGAGCCGCGTCTGGCCATCCTCGACGAGACGGACTCCGGTCTGGACATCGACGCGCTGCGCACGGTGGCGGGCGGTGTGAACGCGCTGCGCTCGCCCCAGCGCGCCATGGTGGTCATCACGCACTACCAGCGGCTCTTGGACTACATCGTGCCGGACCATGTGCATGTGATGGCGGCGGGGCGAATCATCCGCTCGGGTGGGCGGGAGCTGGCGCTGGAGCTGGAGGAGAAGGGCTACGGCTGGCTGGGGCTGGACGGAGCGCGGCGATGA
- the sufD gene encoding Fe-S cluster assembly protein SufD, which produces MTSGLTRYVDVATRFQAREAAVPAWLARMREEGLAHFARLGLPTTRDEAWKYTNVAPIADGAFAPVSSVRDAAELKAAVARLALPGPRLVFVDGRLAPELSSVEGLARGVSLKPLRDVWAEDGAWLAGELGQRALVAEHAFTALNAALLEDGAVLRLAPRALSEAPVQLLFLTRGDAPVLASPRVLVVAGEGSEATLVETYASVTGGSGPTFTNAVTEVTLGDNASLKHYRVQSEGDSALHVGGLHVRQGRDSRFASHTFALGGALARTEVHVALMGEGADATLNGLYVGRGTQHLDQRTALDHAVPKCTSRELYKGVLDDRARGTFHGLVRVRQDAQHTDARQQNRNLLLSEHAQAETRPQLEIFADDVKCAHGAAVGRLDAQALFYLRSRGIPRAEAERLLTYAFARELVEAVPEGPVRASVEGLLAPRLPGAARTEVAA; this is translated from the coding sequence ATGACGTCGGGCCTGACGCGCTACGTGGACGTGGCCACGCGCTTCCAGGCGCGGGAGGCGGCGGTGCCCGCGTGGCTGGCACGCATGCGAGAGGAGGGCCTGGCGCACTTCGCGCGGCTGGGGCTTCCGACGACACGTGACGAGGCATGGAAGTACACGAACGTCGCGCCCATCGCGGACGGGGCCTTCGCGCCCGTGTCCTCGGTGCGGGATGCGGCGGAGCTGAAGGCGGCGGTGGCTCGGCTGGCGCTGCCGGGGCCTCGGCTGGTGTTCGTGGACGGGCGGCTTGCTCCGGAGTTGTCGTCGGTGGAGGGGCTTGCTCGCGGCGTGTCGCTGAAGCCGCTGCGGGACGTGTGGGCGGAGGACGGGGCGTGGCTCGCCGGGGAGCTCGGTCAGCGGGCGCTCGTGGCGGAGCATGCGTTCACCGCGCTCAACGCGGCGCTGCTGGAGGACGGGGCGGTGCTGCGGCTGGCGCCGCGCGCGCTGAGCGAGGCGCCGGTGCAGCTCCTGTTCCTCACGCGGGGAGACGCGCCGGTGCTGGCGAGTCCTCGGGTCCTCGTCGTCGCGGGCGAGGGCAGCGAGGCGACGCTGGTGGAGACGTATGCCAGCGTGACGGGCGGCTCGGGGCCCACCTTCACCAACGCGGTGACGGAGGTGACGCTGGGCGACAACGCGAGCCTCAAGCACTACCGGGTCCAGTCGGAGGGGGACTCGGCGCTGCACGTCGGCGGGCTGCATGTGCGGCAGGGGCGCGACAGCCGCTTCGCCTCGCACACGTTCGCGCTGGGCGGGGCGCTGGCTCGCACCGAGGTCCATGTCGCGCTGATGGGCGAGGGCGCGGATGCCACGCTCAATGGCCTGTACGTGGGACGCGGGACGCAGCACCTGGACCAGCGGACGGCGCTGGACCACGCGGTGCCCAAATGCACCAGCCGCGAGCTGTACAAGGGCGTGCTCGATGACCGGGCGCGCGGCACGTTCCATGGGCTGGTGCGCGTGCGGCAGGACGCGCAGCACACGGACGCGCGGCAGCAGAACCGGAACCTCCTGTTGTCGGAGCACGCGCAGGCGGAGACGCGGCCGCAGCTCGAAATCTTCGCGGACGACGTGAAGTGCGCGCACGGCGCGGCGGTGGGGCGGCTGGATGCGCAGGCGCTGTTCTACCTGCGCTCGCGCGGCATTCCCCGGGCGGAGGCGGAGCGGCTGCTCACGTATGCCTTCGCGCGGGAGCTGGTGGAGGCCGTGCCGGAGGGGCCCGTGCGCGCGAGCGTGGAGGGACTGTTGGCCCCGAGGCTCCCGGGCGCGGCCCGGACGGAGGTGGCGGCATGA
- a CDS encoding ABC transporter substrate-binding protein, with translation MRPLMLLATLALALAGCEKKSAAPNPTEPSPAGQAAQAPGNKEGTAGQSPQGTQPGAVAPTDADTILIGEVGSLTGSEATFGVSARNGIEMAINEANAAGGVRGKKLALRVYDSQGRPEEGAQAATRLISQDKVVAILGEAASSVSMAMAEKAQAGKVPMITPTSTSAEVTKKGDYIFRVCFIDEFQGLVMAKFARENLKLSRVAVLTDNKSAFSMGLADVFTAKFKEFGGEVLRTESYSKGDTDFRAQLTAIKQVKPEAMFVPGYYTDVGIIARQAREVGLKVPLLGGDGWDSDKLFELGGSALEGSYYSNHYSPGNPDPVLQTFLAKYKQNYGGVPDSVAALAYDAGRVLVEALKRAPDTSGPALRDAIAATKDFPGVAGRITLDANRDAVKEAVVLKVAGGKAEFITTVQP, from the coding sequence ATGCGTCCACTGATGCTCCTCGCCACGCTGGCCCTGGCCCTGGCGGGCTGTGAGAAGAAGTCCGCCGCGCCCAACCCCACCGAGCCATCCCCCGCGGGGCAGGCCGCCCAGGCTCCAGGCAACAAGGAGGGCACGGCGGGACAGTCGCCCCAGGGCACGCAGCCAGGGGCCGTGGCGCCCACGGACGCGGACACGATTCTCATCGGCGAGGTGGGCAGCCTCACGGGCAGCGAGGCCACGTTCGGCGTCTCCGCGCGCAACGGCATCGAGATGGCGATCAACGAGGCCAACGCCGCGGGCGGCGTGAGGGGCAAGAAGCTGGCGCTGCGGGTCTACGACAGCCAGGGCCGCCCCGAGGAAGGCGCCCAGGCGGCGACGCGGCTCATCAGCCAGGACAAGGTGGTGGCCATCCTGGGTGAGGCGGCCTCGTCGGTGTCCATGGCCATGGCGGAGAAGGCGCAGGCGGGCAAAGTGCCCATGATTACGCCCACCTCCACGAGCGCCGAGGTGACGAAGAAGGGCGACTACATCTTCCGCGTGTGCTTCATCGACGAGTTCCAGGGCCTGGTGATGGCGAAGTTCGCGCGGGAGAACCTGAAGCTGTCGCGCGTCGCGGTGCTCACGGACAACAAGAGCGCCTTCTCCATGGGCCTGGCGGATGTGTTCACCGCGAAGTTCAAGGAGTTCGGCGGCGAGGTCCTGAGGACGGAGAGCTACTCCAAGGGCGACACGGACTTCCGCGCGCAGCTCACGGCCATCAAGCAGGTGAAGCCGGAGGCGATGTTCGTCCCGGGCTACTACACGGACGTGGGCATCATCGCGCGGCAGGCGCGTGAGGTGGGCTTGAAGGTGCCGCTGCTGGGCGGTGATGGCTGGGATTCCGACAAGCTGTTCGAGCTGGGCGGCTCCGCGCTGGAGGGCAGCTACTACTCCAATCACTACTCACCGGGGAACCCGGACCCGGTGCTCCAGACGTTCCTCGCGAAGTACAAGCAGAACTACGGCGGCGTGCCGGACAGCGTGGCGGCGCTGGCGTACGACGCGGGGCGCGTGCTGGTGGAGGCGCTCAAGCGCGCCCCGGACACCAGCGGCCCGGCGCTGCGCGACGCCATCGCGGCGACCAAGGACTTCCCGGGCGTGGCCGGGCGCATCACGCTGGACGCGAATCGGGACGCGGTGAAGGAGGCCGTCGTCCTCAAGGTCGCGGGTGGCAAGGCGGAGTTCATCACCACCGTGCAGCCGTAG
- the sufB gene encoding Fe-S cluster assembly protein SufB, which translates to MTTDTLQELTRRPYAAGFVSAVEADTFPPGLDEDVIRALSEKKGEPAFLLEWRLKSFRHWKTLREPTWQAVTYHPIDYQAISYYSAPRFKPKKDSLDEVDPEILRTYEKLGIPLEEQKRLQNVAVDAVFDSVSVATTFKDKLAKAGVIFCSFSEAVREHPELVKKYLGSVVPHSDNFFAALNSAVFSDGSFVYIPKGVRCPMELSTYFRINAAETGQFERTLIVADEGSYVSYLEGCTAPQRDTNQLHAAVVELVALDGATIKYSTVQNWYPGDAQGKGGIYNFVTKRGIAHKGAKISWTQVETGSAITWKYPSVILKGDDSVGEFYSVALTNNLQQADTGTKMVHLGKNTRSTIVSKGISAGRGQNTYRGLVKVLKSAENARNYTQCDSLLLGDKCGAHTVPYIEVKNSTAQVEHEASTSKIGEDQLFYCRQRGISQEDAVSMIVNGFCRQVFKELPMEFAVEAQKLLGVSLEGSVG; encoded by the coding sequence ATGACCACCGACACCCTCCAGGAGCTGACGCGGCGTCCGTACGCGGCTGGCTTCGTCTCCGCCGTGGAGGCGGACACCTTCCCGCCGGGGCTCGACGAGGACGTCATCCGCGCGCTGTCCGAGAAGAAGGGCGAGCCCGCCTTCCTCCTCGAGTGGCGCCTGAAGTCCTTCCGCCACTGGAAGACGCTGCGCGAGCCCACGTGGCAGGCGGTGACGTACCACCCCATCGACTACCAGGCCATCAGCTACTACTCGGCCCCGCGCTTCAAGCCGAAGAAGGACAGCCTGGATGAGGTGGACCCGGAGATCCTCCGCACCTACGAGAAGCTGGGCATCCCGCTCGAGGAGCAGAAGCGGCTGCAGAACGTCGCGGTGGACGCCGTGTTCGACTCGGTGTCGGTGGCCACGACGTTCAAGGACAAGCTGGCCAAGGCGGGCGTCATCTTCTGCTCCTTCTCCGAGGCGGTGCGTGAGCACCCGGAGCTGGTGAAGAAGTACCTGGGCTCGGTGGTGCCGCACTCGGACAACTTCTTCGCGGCGCTCAACTCGGCGGTCTTCAGCGACGGCTCGTTCGTCTACATCCCGAAGGGCGTGAGATGCCCCATGGAGCTGTCCACGTACTTCCGCATCAACGCCGCGGAGACGGGCCAGTTCGAGCGCACCCTCATCGTCGCGGACGAGGGCTCCTACGTGAGCTACCTGGAGGGCTGCACCGCCCCGCAGCGCGACACCAACCAGCTGCACGCCGCGGTGGTGGAGCTGGTGGCGCTGGACGGGGCCACCATCAAGTACTCCACGGTGCAGAACTGGTACCCCGGCGACGCGCAGGGCAAGGGCGGTATCTACAACTTCGTCACCAAGCGCGGCATCGCGCACAAGGGCGCGAAGATTTCGTGGACGCAGGTGGAGACGGGCTCGGCGATTACGTGGAAGTACCCGAGCGTCATCCTCAAGGGGGATGACTCGGTGGGCGAGTTCTACTCGGTGGCGCTCACCAACAACCTCCAGCAGGCGGACACGGGCACGAAGATGGTGCACCTGGGGAAGAACACCCGCAGCACCATCGTGTCCAAGGGCATCTCCGCGGGGCGTGGACAGAACACGTACCGGGGACTGGTGAAGGTGCTCAAGAGCGCGGAGAACGCGCGCAACTACACCCAATGCGACTCGCTGCTCCTCGGTGACAAGTGTGGCGCCCACACGGTGCCGTACATCGAGGTGAAGAACTCGACGGCGCAGGTGGAGCACGAGGCGTCCACGTCGAAGATTGGCGAGGACCAGCTCTTCTATTGCCGGCAGCGCGGCATCTCGCAGGAGGACGCGGTGTCGATGATTGTGAACGGCTTCTGCCGGCAGGTGTTCAAGGAACTGCCCATGGAGTTCGCGGTGGAAGCTCAGAAGCTGCTTGGAGTGAGTCTGGAAGGGAGCGTGGGGTAG